Proteins from a genomic interval of Rosa chinensis cultivar Old Blush chromosome 2, RchiOBHm-V2, whole genome shotgun sequence:
- the LOC112183986 gene encoding uncharacterized protein LOC112183986, whose amino-acid sequence MIDLFKKFHINIPILEAVKTIPSYAKFLKDMCMKKKKFKEYEQVALCEEVSAIIQRKLPPKLKDPGSFTIPSKIGETSFDNCLMDLRASINLMPYSALKKFGLEGDLKPTSITLQLADRSVRYPREILENVLVNLQGL is encoded by the coding sequence ATGATTGATTTGTTCAAGAAGTTTCATATAAACATTCCAATCCTTGAAGCCGTGAAGACAATCCCATCTTATGCTAAGTTCTTGAAGGATATgtgcatgaagaagaaaaagttcaaaGAATATGAGCAAGTGGCTCTTTGTGAAGAAGTGAGTGCTATCATTCAAAGAAAGCTTCCACCAAAACTTAAAGATCCGGGAAGCTTCACTATTCCAAGCAAGATTGGAGAAACTAGTTTTGACAATTGCTTGATGGATCTTAGGGCAAGTATCAATTTAATGCCCTATTCAGCTTTAAAGAAGTTTGGTCTTGAAGGAGATTTGAAACCAACTTCAATCACTCTCCAATTGGCAGATAGAAGCGTGAGGTATCCTAGAGAAATCTTGGAGAATGTACTTGTCAATTTGCAAGGTTTGTGA